Proteins encoded in a region of the Gemmatimonadaceae bacterium genome:
- a CDS encoding proline dehydrogenase family protein, with amino-acid sequence MSLGRTILLKMADSPFLNRQATQRAFVKRATRRFMPGEAPEDALHAAQMLKAEGRGTVFTKLGENIVVPADAEAVRDHYLWFFDQLAASGLDGHVSVKPTQLGLDLSYDKCLEHLMLLAARSEAIGKVFWIDMEGFVYVDPTLKLYRALKERHPNVGLAMQAYLYRTQADLEALMDLNPIIRLVKGAYAEPSSVAYPVKADTNRNYFDLADRMLQAAAAGQCTPIFGTHDIPLLDRLVARAKAHGTPDRGYEIHMLYGIRDADQRRLRSEGRTVKTLISYGSAWYKWYMRRLAERPANVWFVVKSMVG; translated from the coding sequence GTGAGCCTCGGGCGGACGATCCTGCTGAAGATGGCCGATTCGCCGTTCCTGAATCGGCAGGCCACGCAGCGCGCGTTCGTGAAGCGGGCCACGCGGCGGTTCATGCCCGGCGAGGCGCCGGAGGATGCGCTGCACGCGGCGCAGATGCTCAAGGCCGAAGGGCGCGGCACGGTGTTCACCAAGCTCGGTGAGAACATCGTGGTGCCGGCCGACGCCGAGGCCGTGCGCGATCATTATTTGTGGTTCTTCGACCAGTTGGCCGCGTCGGGGCTCGACGGGCACGTGAGCGTGAAACCCACGCAGCTCGGGCTCGACCTGTCGTACGACAAGTGCCTCGAGCACCTGATGCTGCTCGCGGCGCGGAGCGAGGCTATCGGCAAGGTCTTCTGGATCGACATGGAGGGGTTCGTGTATGTGGACCCCACGCTGAAGCTGTACCGCGCGTTGAAGGAGAGGCACCCCAACGTTGGGCTCGCGATGCAGGCGTACCTGTATCGCACGCAGGCCGATCTCGAGGCGCTGATGGACCTGAACCCCATCATCCGCCTCGTGAAGGGGGCGTACGCCGAGCCGTCGAGCGTGGCGTATCCCGTGAAGGCCGACACCAACCGCAACTACTTCGACCTTGCCGACCGGATGCTGCAGGCCGCCGCGGCGGGCCAGTGCACGCCGATCTTCGGCACGCACGACATTCCGTTGCTCGACCGGCTGGTGGCGCGCGCCAAGGCGCATGGTACGCCGGACCGTGGGTACGAGATCCACATGCTGTACGGCATCCGCGACGCCGACCAGCGCCGCCTGCGCAGCGAGGGGCGCACGGTGAAGACGCTGATCAGCTACGGGAGCGCCTGGTACAAGTGGTACATGCGGCGGCTGGCGGAACGACCGGCGAATGTGTGGTTCGTGGTCAAGTCGATGGTGGGGTAG
- a CDS encoding Gfo/Idh/MocA family oxidoreductase produces the protein MSRLGVGFIGSGFNARFHMQGWVGVRDADILGVWSPDDKGAKSAAAYCRSLNVGDCKPHRSIAQMVADPAIDAIWLSGPNHARIENVEEIVDTIKRGKGSLKGIACEKPLARNVAEARRVKQLVDSVGLKTGYLENQLFAPHVEAGKKLIWARGAATTGRPYLARAAEEHSGPHSPWFWMGQLQGGGVLNDMMCHSALVVRHLLTRPGEPLSTVKPVRVTGHIASLKWSRPAYVKKLKQNMGAQVDYSKAPSEDFASVTIEFETAEGHTVIGEASTSWSFVGAGLRLSAELLGPEYSMKWNSLDSGLQLFFSREVTGRAGEDLVEKQNAEQGVMPVVPQEHLAYGYTDEDRHFVNAFLGREEPLLTFDDGLEVVKMLMTAYQSAESGKTLAFPPKNLNTFKPQVAQGTWKP, from the coding sequence ATGTCCCGACTCGGCGTAGGTTTCATCGGCTCCGGCTTCAACGCCCGCTTTCACATGCAAGGCTGGGTCGGCGTGCGCGACGCCGACATCCTCGGCGTCTGGAGCCCCGACGACAAGGGCGCCAAGTCGGCCGCCGCGTACTGTCGCTCGCTGAACGTCGGCGACTGCAAGCCGCACCGCAGCATCGCGCAAATGGTCGCCGATCCGGCCATTGACGCCATCTGGCTGAGCGGCCCCAACCACGCGCGCATCGAGAACGTCGAGGAGATTGTTGACACGATCAAGCGCGGCAAGGGATCGCTCAAGGGCATCGCCTGCGAAAAGCCACTCGCGCGCAACGTCGCCGAGGCCAGGCGCGTGAAGCAGCTCGTCGACTCGGTGGGACTCAAGACGGGTTACCTCGAGAACCAGCTCTTCGCGCCGCACGTCGAGGCGGGCAAGAAGCTCATCTGGGCGCGCGGCGCGGCCACGACCGGCCGGCCATACCTCGCGCGCGCCGCTGAGGAGCACAGCGGCCCGCACAGCCCGTGGTTCTGGATGGGGCAGCTGCAGGGCGGAGGCGTGCTGAACGACATGATGTGCCACTCGGCGCTCGTCGTGCGGCACCTGCTCACCCGCCCCGGCGAGCCGCTCAGCACGGTGAAGCCCGTGCGCGTCACCGGGCACATTGCCTCGCTCAAGTGGTCGCGCCCGGCGTACGTGAAGAAGCTCAAGCAGAACATGGGCGCACAGGTGGACTACTCCAAGGCACCATCCGAGGACTTCGCGTCGGTCACCATCGAGTTCGAGACCGCCGAGGGCCATACGGTAATCGGCGAGGCTTCCACTTCGTGGAGCTTCGTTGGCGCGGGGCTGCGCCTCTCGGCCGAACTGCTGGGCCCCGAGTACTCCATGAAGTGGAACTCGCTCGACAGCGGGCTGCAGCTCTTCTTCAGCCGCGAGGTCACCGGACGCGCCGGCGAGGACCTGGTGGAGAAGCAGAACGCCGAGCAGGGCGTGATGCCGGTGGTGCCGCAGGAGCATCTGGCCTACGGCTACACCGACGAGGACCGGCATTTCGTGAACGCCTTCCTCGGCCGCGAGGAGCCGCTGCTCACGTTCGACGATGGTCTTGAGGTCGTGAAAATGCTCATGACGGCCTATCAGAGCGCCGAAAGCGGCAAGACTCTCGCCTTCCCGCCCAAGAACCTCAACACTTTCAAGCCGCAGGTCGCGCAGGGGACCTGGAAGCCGTGA
- a CDS encoding gluconate 2-dehydrogenase subunit 3 family protein, giving the protein MLPVTAAHDDAPRGVDRRDVVKMLGAASLAAIGLASPDVARAAEYARAALEQGAPAYKPIFFTRTEWPMVRALADLVIPRDARSGSAADAGVPEFMDFIVNDFKSNQNWMREGLVWLNGECTRRFKRGFVACTPEQQKQVLNDIAFPKKAAPALKPGVDFFTRFRDLTASGFWTSRIGFKDIGYMGNTIVPVWEGCPEPQLQKLGVSYKMSMRAVRRR; this is encoded by the coding sequence GTGCTTCCCGTCACGGCGGCGCACGACGATGCGCCACGGGGCGTTGATCGGCGCGACGTGGTGAAGATGCTCGGCGCGGCGTCGCTGGCGGCCATTGGCCTCGCGTCGCCCGACGTGGCGCGCGCCGCGGAGTATGCGCGGGCGGCGCTCGAGCAGGGGGCGCCGGCGTACAAGCCGATCTTCTTCACCAGGACCGAGTGGCCGATGGTGCGCGCGCTCGCCGACCTGGTGATTCCCCGGGATGCGCGGTCGGGCAGCGCCGCGGATGCGGGCGTTCCCGAGTTCATGGATTTCATCGTGAACGACTTCAAGTCCAACCAGAACTGGATGCGCGAAGGACTGGTCTGGCTCAACGGCGAATGCACGCGGCGCTTCAAGCGCGGCTTCGTGGCGTGCACGCCGGAGCAGCAGAAGCAGGTGCTCAACGACATCGCCTTCCCCAAGAAGGCCGCGCCGGCGCTCAAGCCGGGCGTCGACTTCTTCACCCGCTTCCGCGACCTGACGGCGAGCGGATTCTGGACCAGCCGCATCGGCTTCAAGGACATCGGCTACATGGGCAACACCATCGTCCCGGTCTGGGAAGGGTGCCCCGAGCCGCAACTGCAGAAGCTCGGAGTCTCGTACAAGATGTCCATGCGGGCGGTGCGCAGAAGGTAG
- a CDS encoding GMC family oxidoreductase, which translates to MQTQPKRLEYDVVIVGSGAGGGMAASVLVEAGANVLMLEAGGWWDNTMDSTMLKMPYDSPRRGAGTADRPFGEFDACIGGWQIPDEPYTVAAGQKFDWWRARMLGGRTNHWGRISLRFGPDDFQRKSIDGLGDNWPITYKDLAPYYDKVDRLVGIFGSKENLPNHPDSIFQPAPRPRCHELYIKQAADRLGIWCIPARLSIITKPLNNRAPCHYCAQCNRGCMTNSNFTSGNVLIFPAAKTGRLSIITNAMAREVTVDAKGNATGVSYIDKATGKDMHVKGRIVVLAASACESARIMLNSKSSRFPNGIGNQGGVIGKYLTDSTGTDVGGFIPKLTERVRHNCDGVGGGHIYMPWWLDNKKLDFPRGYHIEVWGGLGQPGYGFMGGIENYPNFSGYGAGLKEDYRRFWGSTIGFSGRGEMVPNADSYCELDPTRKDKWGIPVLKFHWKWSDYEFKQVKHMQETFRKLIAEMGGEVWSAMPGKEKGYGISNGGQIIHEVGTVRMGNDPKTSAVDAHQAAWGCKNLFVADGGPMVSQADKNPTWTIMAMAWRTADYITQQRKAGAL; encoded by the coding sequence ATGCAAACGCAACCGAAGCGCCTCGAATACGATGTCGTCATCGTCGGCTCCGGCGCGGGCGGCGGCATGGCCGCCTCTGTCCTCGTGGAAGCCGGCGCCAATGTCCTGATGCTCGAAGCCGGCGGCTGGTGGGACAACACCATGGATTCCACCATGCTCAAGATGCCGTACGACTCGCCACGGCGCGGCGCCGGCACGGCCGACCGTCCCTTTGGCGAGTTCGATGCCTGCATCGGCGGCTGGCAGATTCCCGACGAACCGTACACGGTGGCCGCCGGCCAGAAATTCGACTGGTGGCGCGCGCGCATGCTCGGCGGCCGCACCAACCATTGGGGACGCATCTCGCTGCGCTTCGGCCCGGACGACTTCCAGCGCAAGAGCATCGACGGACTGGGCGACAACTGGCCCATCACGTACAAGGACCTGGCGCCGTACTACGACAAGGTGGACCGCCTGGTCGGCATCTTCGGGTCGAAGGAGAACCTCCCCAACCATCCCGACAGCATTTTCCAGCCCGCCCCGCGGCCACGCTGCCATGAGTTGTATATCAAGCAGGCCGCCGACCGCCTGGGCATCTGGTGCATCCCGGCCCGCCTCTCGATCATCACCAAGCCGCTCAACAATCGCGCGCCGTGCCATTACTGCGCGCAATGCAATCGCGGCTGCATGACCAATTCCAACTTCACCTCCGGGAACGTGCTCATCTTCCCCGCGGCGAAGACGGGACGCCTCTCCATCATCACCAACGCAATGGCCCGCGAGGTGACCGTGGATGCCAAGGGCAATGCGACCGGCGTCAGCTACATCGACAAGGCGACAGGCAAGGACATGCACGTGAAGGGGCGCATCGTCGTCCTCGCCGCCAGCGCCTGCGAGAGCGCGCGCATCATGCTCAACAGCAAGTCGTCGCGCTTCCCCAACGGCATCGGCAACCAGGGCGGCGTGATCGGCAAGTACCTCACCGACAGCACCGGCACCGACGTGGGCGGCTTCATTCCAAAGCTGACCGAGCGCGTGCGGCACAACTGCGACGGCGTGGGCGGCGGCCACATCTACATGCCGTGGTGGCTGGACAACAAGAAGCTCGACTTCCCGCGCGGCTACCATATCGAGGTGTGGGGCGGCCTCGGTCAGCCCGGCTACGGATTCATGGGCGGCATCGAGAACTACCCGAACTTCTCCGGCTACGGCGCGGGGCTGAAGGAGGACTACCGCCGCTTCTGGGGCTCGACGATCGGCTTCTCGGGGCGCGGCGAGATGGTGCCCAACGCCGACAGCTACTGCGAACTGGATCCCACCAGGAAGGACAAGTGGGGCATCCCGGTGCTCAAGTTCCACTGGAAGTGGAGCGACTACGAGTTCAAGCAGGTGAAGCACATGCAGGAGACCTTCCGCAAGCTCATCGCCGAGATGGGAGGCGAGGTCTGGAGCGCGATGCCGGGCAAGGAGAAGGGATACGGCATCTCCAACGGCGGTCAGATCATCCACGAAGTCGGCACCGTGCGCATGGGCAATGACCCGAAGACGTCGGCAGTGGACGCGCATCAGGCCGCCTGGGGATGCAAGAACCTCTTCGTGGCGGACGGTGGCCCGATGGTGAGCCAGGCCGACAAGAACCCGACGTGGACCATCATGGCGATGGCGTGGCGCACCGCGGACTACATCACGCAGCAGCGGAAGGCGGGGGCGCTATGA